One genomic region from Campylobacter concisus encodes:
- a CDS encoding phage tail protein I, producing the protein MSLLPNHKSKFDKKFDLLFGVRFEDLDIGVINTLASKAPKNLLPVLAASFDVDIDGLNENEARELIKNAFEIHYYSGTFYSLNKALSALYADAKVKEWFDYAGLPYHFKLELDASKNGVSPQTLKRSDEIINAYKNVRSVYDGASIKATASINLKAYSYTFSGENISVDPYVVSNISESASFKVGATTQINEIISIPIDAIRVLTR; encoded by the coding sequence ATGAGCTTACTACCTAACCACAAAAGTAAATTTGATAAGAAATTTGACTTGCTTTTTGGCGTAAGGTTTGAGGATCTAGACATTGGTGTCATAAATACTCTTGCAAGCAAAGCTCCAAAAAATTTACTGCCAGTACTTGCAGCTAGCTTTGATGTAGATATTGATGGACTAAACGAGAATGAAGCTAGAGAGCTCATAAAAAATGCCTTCGAGATACATTACTACTCAGGCACTTTTTATAGTCTAAATAAGGCGTTAAGCGCACTTTATGCAGATGCCAAGGTGAAAGAGTGGTTCGATTATGCAGGACTACCTTATCACTTCAAACTAGAGCTTGATGCAAGTAAAAATGGCGTAAGCCCACAAACACTAAAGAGATCTGATGAGATCATAAACGCCTATAAAAACGTGCGTAGCGTCTATGATGGAGCAAGCATAAAAGCCACTGCTAGCATAAATTTAAAAGCTTACTCTTACACATTTAGCGGTGAAAACATAAGTGTAGATCCTTACGTAGTCTCAAATATAAGTGAGAGTGCAAGCTTTAAAGTAGGAGCTACTACGCAGATAAACGAGATCATAAGCATACCAATCGATGCAATAAGAGTTTTAACAAGATAA